In Hermetia illucens chromosome 1, iHerIll2.2.curated.20191125, whole genome shotgun sequence, one genomic interval encodes:
- the LOC119659192 gene encoding uncharacterized protein LOC119659192: MVKEYLIFLICAVWLVDSSSGDDKLMCPKYCNCDLYENYNRADCSNRKLISSIIDIPITAEILDLSYNDINFLEDKSFKDLKYLMNLTISNNGIHTIYLDAFYDLLELQFIDLSYNRLEYFDPRIFENNRKLLGVNLDGNKFMSLPNEPFIINPSLQFLSLHKAQIMQTTDSQFTKMPLLSKLDLSDNLMITLKVATFIRLGQLKYLNVLNNRWTTCHNDLKSTVEYLRAKQVEVRINVCSKKFGEKKFEKMMMAPVEEDIETNAKSDTEKDISLVWKNSTILNLTNNFKCDVENLDTICTLYESCNIKYNKLLSDQAIIHYRSNWIDHNDRVYVALYSGLFLGFFVTSSVVYVIYLICGSRYWKKRRLQRKLAQRRRQTPPCQSSRDHQIIVTRPVRLVRCPPRPPQPQPTRHAINRAHQREFLLARLFERPERHRYIHRHSSLNNRARTATNSENLDTERLIRPSPTEDDTVSPIALAAQEPSIAAIPILQNEPMIENLADITVTTANGAEHEELDTHTTTIARAETPPPPYSEIVKD, from the exons ATGGTGAAAGAGTATCTAATATTCCTAATATGTGCTGTGTGGTTAGTTGATAGCAGTTCAGGTGATGATAAACTTATGTGCCCGAAATATTGCAATTGTGATTTATATGAAAATTATAACCGCGCAGATTGCAG TAATCGAAAGCTGATCAGTTCAATTATCGACATACCGATCACAGCGGAAATATTGGATTTGAGCTATAATGACATCAATTTTTTGGAAGACAAGAGTTTTAAG GATCTAAAATACCTCATGAACTTAACGATCTCAAACAATGGAATACACACAATATACCTTGATGCTTTCTACGATCTACTTGAATTGCAGTTTATCGATTTGTCATACAATCGGTTGGAATATTTCGACCCACGAATTTTCGAAAACAATCGAAAGCTATTGGGTGTAAATTTGGATGGAAATAAATTCATGTCGCTGCCTAATGAACCATTCATCATAAACCCCTCATTGCAATTTCTTAGTCTTCATAAGGCGCAAATAATGCAAACAACTGACTCACAGTTCACAAAGATGCCACTTCTTAGCAAATTGGATTTGTCGGACAACTTGATGATTACTTTAAAAGTTGCTACCTTCATCCGGTTAGGTcaactgaaatatttaaatgttcTAAACAACCGTTGGACTACATGTCACAATGATTTGAAGTCAACAGTTGAGTATTTGCGAGCAAAACAGGTTGAAGTGAGGATAAATGTTTGCAGCAAGAAATTCGGCGAGAAGAAGTTTGAGAAAATGATGATGGCTCCAGTTGAAGAAGATATCGAAACAAATGCAAAATCCGATACTGAGAAGGATATCAGTTTGGTATGGAAGAATTCTACGATCTTGAACCTGACAAACAACTTCAAATGTGACGTCGAAAATCTGGATACAATATGCACTTTATATGAATCATGCAATATAAAGTATAATAAATTACTAAGTGACCAAGCAATCATTCATTATCGTTCAAATTGGATTGATCACAATGACAGGGTTTATGTAGCCTTATATTCCGGGCTTTTTTTGGGTTTCTTCGTAACAAGTTCCGTAGtttatgttatatatttgaTATGTGGCTCGAGGTACTGGAAAAAGCGCCGATTACAACGCAAGTTAGCACAACGAAGAA gaCAGACTCCACCTTGCCAGAGTTCTCGAGATCACCAAATTATAGTGACAAGGCCAGTTCGCCTTGTCCGGTGTCCACCAAGGCCACCACAACCTCAGCCAACACGACACGCAATAAATAGAGCACATCAACGTGAATTTCTATTAGCTAGACTTTTTGAGCGTCCTGAAAGGCATCGATACATTCACCGTCATAGTAGCTTGAATAATAGAGCACGAACGGCAACTAATTCGGAGAATTTGGATACAGAGCGGCTAATTCGACCGAGTCCTACCGAGGATGATACTGTGTCGCCTATTGCTTTAGCTGCCCAGGAACCCTCAATCGCGGCTATACCGATTCTCCAAAACGAACCTATGATTGAAAATCTAGCAGATATAACAGTAACCACAGCAAATGGAGCAGAACATGAAGAATTGGATACCCATACTACGACAATAGCAAGGGCGGAGACACCACCTCCTCCTTATAGTGAAATCGTCAAAGATTAA